In Bacteroidales bacterium, a genomic segment contains:
- the rsmH gene encoding 16S rRNA (cytosine(1402)-N(4))-methyltransferase RsmH: MFHQPVLVEESIQGLIPKPGGIYVDATYGGGGHAARIIENIGHGVLIAFDQDKAAEKHVINDRRLIFINHNFRYMKNFLKYLGFDRIDGILADLGVSSHHLDAPERGFSFRFDAPLDMRMNQNATQTASDIINTYSAGALTNIFKNYGEIRKTGVLVDSILNKRTEKEIATTSELVDALKDCIPYRYRNKFLAKVFQALRIEVNRELENLKHFLTQSQDMLKSGGRLVVISYHSIEDRIVKNYMKSGRFSGEPVKDFYGNVIAPFTLVNKSVIVPSSEEVKGNNRARSARLRIAEKL, translated from the coding sequence ATGTTTCATCAACCAGTATTAGTGGAGGAAAGCATACAGGGGCTGATTCCGAAGCCCGGAGGCATTTATGTTGATGCAACATATGGTGGAGGCGGACATGCCGCAAGGATCATTGAAAATATTGGACACGGAGTACTGATCGCATTTGATCAGGACAAAGCTGCTGAAAAACATGTAATTAACGACAGGCGGTTGATTTTTATTAATCATAATTTCAGATATATGAAGAATTTTTTAAAATATCTGGGATTTGATCGGATCGATGGAATATTGGCCGATCTGGGGGTTTCTTCCCATCATCTGGATGCTCCCGAAAGGGGGTTTTCCTTTCGATTTGATGCTCCGCTGGATATGAGGATGAACCAAAATGCAACCCAAACTGCCAGTGATATAATCAATACATATTCTGCCGGTGCATTGACTAATATTTTCAAGAATTACGGAGAGATCAGGAAAACAGGTGTTCTGGTCGACTCCATACTGAATAAACGCACGGAAAAAGAGATTGCCACCACTTCAGAGCTGGTAGATGCCTTGAAGGATTGTATTCCTTACCGGTATAGGAACAAGTTTCTTGCTAAAGTGTTTCAGGCGCTGAGGATTGAAGTGAACAGAGAGCTTGAGAACCTGAAACATTTTCTGACACAAAGCCAGGATATGCTGAAAAGCGGGGGCAGATTGGTAGTAATTTCTTATCATTCCATAGAGGACCGGATTGTAAAAAATTATATGAAAAGTGGCCGGTTTAGCGGGGAACCGGTGAAGGACTTTTACGGCAATGTTATAGCCCCGTTTACTTTGGTGAATAAAAGCGTTATTGTGCCTTCGTCTGAAGAGGTGAAGGGTAATAACCGGGCAAGAAGTGCCAGATTAAGGATCGCTGAAAAGCTGTAA
- a CDS encoding GNAT family N-acetyltransferase — MQDIIKPVEKSEIRKELTSDKFLRHTNYGNNELYVITSHDAPNTMKEIGRLREVTFRAAGGGTGKELDLDKFDSLEYPYKQLISWDPKEEEILGGYRYKVCSKQTNPEDLATQKLFHFSIKFVKQYLPYTIELGRSFIQPKFQSTGNTRKTLYALDNLWDGLGALVVKNPDNKYFFGKVTMYPHFNQKARDLILYFLHKEFSDAYDLVHPKNSEKLNSNPDELDQIFTGKNYETNLKILSQEVRKLGENIPPLINAYMNLSRTMKIFGTALNRSFGNVEETGIMITISDIYPKKKKRHVETFKEEKGTYQ; from the coding sequence ATGCAAGATATCATAAAACCGGTTGAAAAGTCAGAAATCAGAAAGGAATTAACGTCCGACAAATTCCTGAGACATACCAATTACGGTAACAATGAGCTGTATGTAATAACCAGCCATGATGCTCCTAACACAATGAAAGAAATCGGCAGGTTGAGGGAAGTTACCTTCAGAGCTGCCGGAGGGGGAACAGGAAAAGAGCTGGATCTGGACAAATTTGATTCTTTGGAATATCCTTACAAACAATTAATTTCATGGGATCCCAAGGAGGAAGAAATTCTGGGGGGCTACAGGTATAAAGTATGTAGTAAACAAACCAACCCCGAAGATCTGGCTACACAAAAGCTATTTCATTTTTCCATAAAATTTGTCAAGCAATACCTCCCTTATACCATTGAACTGGGCCGCTCCTTCATCCAACCCAAATTTCAGTCCACCGGTAATACCCGAAAAACACTATATGCCCTTGACAACCTGTGGGACGGACTGGGAGCGCTGGTAGTAAAAAATCCGGACAACAAGTACTTTTTCGGTAAAGTAACAATGTACCCCCATTTCAATCAAAAAGCCCGCGACCTTATTCTTTATTTCCTCCACAAGGAATTTTCTGATGCTTATGATCTGGTGCATCCCAAAAATTCCGAGAAATTAAATTCGAACCCTGACGAACTGGATCAAATCTTTACAGGAAAGAACTATGAAACCAACCTGAAAATCTTATCCCAGGAAGTCAGAAAATTGGGTGAAAACATTCCGCCTCTGATCAATGCCTATATGAATTTGTCACGCACGATGAAAATCTTCGGTACAGCTCTGAACAGATCTTTTGGCAATGTGGAAGAAACAGGGATAATGATTACCATAAGCGATATATATCCCAAAAAGAAAAAAAGACACGTAGAGACGTTTAAAGAAGAAAAAGGAACCTATCAGTAG
- a CDS encoding LEA type 2 family protein → MKYKRFIIIIALLGLIGCKTYEPLEVGKPRNLKVKSLSGSTVDLSLELPIRNPNIYRINVTGIEGSAFINEKKAGDIKSTEKVKLPANSDKTHEVLLKVDYSDLLSGGMSVMSILKNGKVNLSIKGSLTAKSFLYRKKLNFNRKSTLDLSR, encoded by the coding sequence ATGAAATATAAACGCTTCATCATTATTATCGCGCTGTTGGGTTTGATTGGGTGCAAAACCTACGAACCTTTGGAAGTGGGTAAACCAAGAAATCTGAAAGTGAAATCCCTTTCCGGGAGTACTGTTGATCTCAGCCTGGAACTACCTATTCGTAATCCCAATATTTACCGGATCAATGTAACCGGGATTGAAGGCTCGGCTTTTATCAATGAAAAAAAAGCAGGAGACATAAAGAGTACGGAAAAAGTCAAACTTCCTGCCAATTCGGATAAAACGCATGAGGTCTTATTGAAGGTGGATTATTCCGATCTACTTTCCGGTGGTATGTCTGTTATGAGTATTCTGAAAAACGGGAAGGTAAATTTATCCATAAAAGGTTCTTTAACGGCCAAATCGTTTCTTTATAGAAAAAAGCTGAACTTTAACAGAAAAAGCACACTGGATTTAAGTAGATAG
- a CDS encoding division/cell wall cluster transcriptional repressor MraZ — MATFIGDYTCKVDAKGRITFPSAFKKQMTSSEGDHFVVKKDIFEKCLVLYPMEEWNRQNRLIREKINPYDKEHNRFLRNFYRGTAEVSLDGNSRLLIPKRLLDTVEISKEVIMAGQDGKIEIWARHLYEKMQESEDDFANLAQKIMGNSGEENGE, encoded by the coding sequence ATGGCCACATTTATAGGTGATTATACTTGCAAAGTTGATGCAAAGGGGAGAATCACCTTCCCCTCGGCTTTTAAGAAGCAGATGACTTCTTCTGAAGGGGATCATTTTGTGGTCAAAAAGGATATTTTCGAAAAATGCCTGGTCCTCTATCCTATGGAAGAATGGAACAGGCAAAACCGGTTGATCAGAGAAAAGATTAACCCTTATGATAAAGAGCACAACAGGTTCCTGAGGAATTTTTACCGTGGAACAGCCGAAGTGTCGCTTGATGGGAATAGCAGGCTGCTGATACCCAAAAGGCTCCTGGATACGGTGGAGATATCTAAAGAGGTTATTATGGCCGGTCAGGATGGGAAAATTGAAATATGGGCAAGGCATTTATATGAAAAGATGCAGGAATCGGAGGACGATTTTGCGAATCTGGCTCAGAAAATTATGGGTAATTCAGGCGAAGAAAATGGGGAATAA
- a CDS encoding transpeptidase family protein, with the protein MPLKRDILWRVGVVYVLILLIGLIIAGKIFYIQVFQGKELTSKAEELNLKTEVVESNRGDIYSTNNRLLASSVPYYEIRLDTRSTGLKMDSKTYFRKLDTLARQLAGLFQDKSAAQYRRELYQARKEGERFYLIKERVNYKALKELRTFLLFRKGRYKGGFIVIQKDMRIQPHGNLASRTIGYTTDWEGGNIVGIEGAYDNSLKGTKGVRLMRRIQGGIWIPVGDDHKVEPKGGKDVVTTININIQDVAESALREQLIEHNADHGTAVLMEVNTGEIRAIANLGKTDQGTYREIYNYAVGESREPGSTFKLASIMALLEDGYVSLDDTVDTEDGEVYYYDKKLTDVKPGGYGKISVREAFIHSSNVGISKIITRNYKNKPHQFVDRLYNMNLDEKLGLEIKGEGDPLIRYPGDKYWSGISLPMMSIGYEIRLTPMQILTFYNAVANDGEMVKPMFVKQIREHGNLVKSFDSEVINPAISSNSTIRKTQGLLKDVVQVGTARNLRNANFEIAGKTGTAQIANEKYGYMKEARISYQASFVGYFPADDPKYSCIVVVNSPSKDVYYGNVVAGPVFREIAEKVYATSFEMHEGLKITGNEIENSYKVPYTKHSHRGELTTVLKKLGVTINDKNVDSEWVVTRKKDSLVELKNRYIGERIMPNVIGMGVKDAIYILENMGLNVEMEGRGSIRKQSVPPGEPVDKGDKVELTMTFTE; encoded by the coding sequence ATGCCGTTAAAAAGGGACATATTGTGGCGTGTCGGAGTAGTTTATGTTTTAATTCTGCTCATTGGGCTTATCATTGCAGGGAAAATTTTTTATATACAGGTATTTCAGGGCAAAGAGCTCACTAGCAAAGCAGAGGAACTGAACCTGAAAACCGAGGTGGTCGAGTCCAACAGGGGAGACATTTACTCGACAAACAACCGGTTACTCGCAAGCTCTGTTCCTTATTATGAGATAAGACTGGATACCCGGAGTACCGGTTTGAAAATGGATAGTAAAACCTACTTTAGAAAACTGGATACACTGGCCCGGCAGTTGGCAGGGTTATTTCAGGATAAATCCGCTGCTCAGTACCGGCGGGAATTATATCAGGCAAGGAAGGAAGGGGAGAGGTTTTATCTGATTAAGGAAAGAGTCAACTATAAAGCATTGAAAGAACTGAGAACCTTTCTGTTATTTCGGAAAGGACGATATAAAGGTGGATTTATTGTGATTCAAAAGGATATGCGCATCCAGCCCCATGGTAATCTTGCTTCCCGTACAATCGGTTATACTACCGATTGGGAAGGAGGCAATATTGTAGGAATCGAGGGTGCTTATGACAATTCTCTGAAAGGTACAAAAGGGGTACGCCTGATGCGTCGCATACAGGGAGGTATATGGATCCCTGTAGGAGATGATCACAAGGTGGAACCCAAAGGCGGGAAAGATGTGGTCACCACCATTAACATCAATATTCAGGATGTAGCTGAAAGTGCGCTCAGGGAGCAACTTATTGAACATAATGCCGATCATGGCACAGCGGTTTTAATGGAGGTAAATACAGGTGAGATTAGAGCAATTGCCAATCTTGGGAAAACCGATCAGGGCACTTATAGGGAAATTTATAATTATGCCGTCGGAGAAAGCCGGGAGCCCGGTTCTACTTTTAAACTGGCTTCCATTATGGCATTACTGGAGGACGGTTATGTGAGCCTTGACGACACTGTAGATACAGAAGACGGTGAAGTATATTATTACGACAAGAAACTAACGGATGTTAAACCCGGAGGTTATGGAAAGATCAGCGTAAGAGAGGCATTTATTCACTCTTCCAATGTGGGGATATCCAAAATAATTACCCGGAATTACAAGAACAAGCCCCATCAGTTTGTTGACCGTCTTTACAACATGAACCTTGACGAGAAACTTGGCCTGGAGATTAAGGGTGAAGGTGACCCCCTTATCAGATATCCCGGTGACAAATACTGGTCGGGTATTTCTCTTCCTATGATGTCCATTGGTTATGAAATAAGGCTAACTCCGATGCAGATCCTCACTTTTTATAATGCTGTAGCCAATGACGGAGAAATGGTCAAGCCCATGTTTGTCAAGCAGATCAGGGAACATGGAAACCTGGTAAAATCCTTTGATAGCGAGGTAATCAATCCTGCAATTTCTTCAAATTCTACGATCCGTAAAACCCAGGGACTCCTTAAAGATGTTGTTCAGGTAGGAACCGCCCGGAATCTGCGCAATGCGAACTTTGAGATAGCAGGAAAAACAGGAACGGCGCAGATTGCAAATGAAAAATACGGTTACATGAAAGAAGCCAGGATAAGTTACCAGGCTTCATTCGTGGGTTATTTTCCTGCGGATGATCCCAAATATTCATGTATTGTTGTTGTCAATTCACCATCAAAAGATGTATATTACGGAAATGTAGTAGCCGGTCCGGTATTTAGAGAGATTGCGGAAAAGGTTTATGCCACAAGCTTTGAGATGCATGAAGGATTAAAAATAACCGGGAATGAGATTGAGAATAGCTATAAAGTACCCTATACCAAACACAGCCACCGGGGCGAGTTGACCACCGTATTAAAAAAGCTGGGGGTCACGATAAATGACAAGAATGTAGATTCGGAATGGGTCGTTACAAGAAAGAAGGATTCACTGGTGGAGCTGAAGAACCGTTATATTGGAGAGAGGATCATGCCCAATGTTATTGGAATGGGTGTTAAGGATGCCATATATATACTTGAAAATATGGGACTGAACGTAGAGATGGAGGGAAGGGGAAGCATCAGGAAACAGTCTGTCCCGCCCGGAGAACCGGTAGATAAAGGCGATAAGGTAGAATTAACTATGACATTCACCGAATAA
- a CDS encoding amidophosphoribosyltransferase — MSDQIKHECGIGMIRFRKPLEYYQAKYGSWMYGLHKLYLLLEKQHNRGQDGAGLVNLKFDLKPGEKYIHRVRTNKSTPIKRIFDEVEQGHQKIRNKNPDLLKDPVWAKENLPFAGEVYLGHLRYGTYGVNNIEYVHPVMRENNWKSRNLILAGNFNLTNVDELFQLLIDLGQHPKDFSDTETVLEKVGHFLDEENQLLFRQYKNEGYDNKEISKLIAENISIKKILHSSSKDWDGGYAIAGIVGHGDAFFMRDPRGIRPAFYYMDDEIVVCASERPVIQTVMNVRAEEVREVSPGNALIIKKRGEVSEEEIRVPEERKSCSFERIYFSRGSDRDIYRERRKLGELLVPDVLKAIDYDLENTVFSYIPNTAEIAYHGMLSGLETYQLNNKKKEILENKDKLDEKFLDELLDKKIRVDKIAIKDVKLRTFIAQESGRKDLVSHVYDVTYGIVNRGVDNLVILDDSIVRGTTLKESILQILDRLEPKKIIVVSSAPQIRYPDCYGIDMAKLGNLVAFQAAISLLRERGMDKVINEVYKKSKEQENLPKEEIVNYVRDIYKPFTREELSDKISSLLKAENIKAEVRVVYQKVENLHQACPNDKGDWYFTGNYPTPGGNKVVNRAFIDFIEGRDRRAY; from the coding sequence ATGAGTGATCAGATAAAGCATGAATGCGGCATTGGAATGATCAGGTTTCGGAAACCGCTGGAATATTATCAGGCGAAGTATGGTTCATGGATGTATGGATTGCATAAGCTGTATCTTTTATTGGAAAAACAACATAACCGTGGTCAGGATGGTGCCGGGCTGGTCAATCTGAAGTTTGATCTGAAACCCGGCGAAAAATACATCCACCGGGTGAGAACGAATAAAAGCACCCCCATTAAACGGATTTTTGATGAAGTGGAACAAGGTCATCAGAAAATCAGGAATAAAAATCCGGATCTTCTGAAAGATCCTGTGTGGGCTAAGGAAAATCTGCCTTTCGCCGGTGAGGTTTATCTGGGGCATTTGAGATATGGTACATACGGGGTGAACAACATAGAATATGTACATCCGGTAATGCGTGAAAATAACTGGAAATCAAGAAATCTTATATTGGCGGGGAATTTTAACCTGACCAACGTGGATGAGCTGTTTCAGCTTTTAATCGATTTGGGTCAGCATCCCAAAGATTTTTCTGATACCGAAACGGTACTTGAGAAGGTCGGCCATTTTCTGGATGAGGAAAATCAGTTGCTTTTCAGGCAATACAAAAATGAGGGGTATGACAACAAGGAAATATCCAAACTGATTGCTGAAAATATCAGCATAAAAAAAATTTTGCATTCTTCCAGCAAAGACTGGGACGGAGGATATGCCATAGCTGGAATTGTAGGTCATGGAGATGCTTTCTTTATGCGTGACCCCAGGGGTATCCGTCCCGCTTTTTATTACATGGATGATGAGATAGTGGTTTGTGCATCGGAAAGACCGGTGATTCAAACAGTGATGAATGTCCGGGCGGAAGAGGTCCGGGAAGTCTCCCCGGGTAACGCATTGATCATTAAGAAAAGGGGTGAGGTTTCAGAAGAAGAAATACGGGTACCTGAAGAAAGAAAATCCTGTTCCTTTGAACGGATTTATTTTTCCCGCGGCAGTGATAGGGATATCTACAGGGAACGCAGGAAATTGGGGGAGTTGCTTGTGCCTGATGTATTGAAGGCCATTGATTATGATCTGGAGAATACCGTATTTTCATATATCCCTAATACTGCTGAAATAGCTTATCATGGTATGCTGAGCGGCCTGGAAACTTATCAGTTGAATAACAAAAAGAAAGAGATCCTGGAGAACAAGGATAAACTGGATGAAAAATTTCTGGACGAGCTGCTCGACAAAAAGATCCGGGTGGATAAGATAGCCATAAAGGACGTTAAACTAAGAACTTTTATCGCCCAGGAAAGTGGCAGAAAAGATCTGGTGAGCCATGTTTATGATGTTACTTACGGTATCGTGAACCGGGGGGTGGATAACCTGGTTATCTTGGATGACAGCATAGTCAGAGGTACTACTCTAAAGGAGAGCATTTTACAGATACTGGACAGGCTGGAGCCCAAAAAGATCATAGTGGTTTCTTCTGCACCTCAGATAAGATATCCCGATTGTTATGGAATCGATATGGCTAAGCTGGGTAACCTGGTGGCATTTCAGGCTGCTATTTCTTTACTCAGGGAGCGGGGGATGGATAAAGTGATCAATGAAGTGTATAAAAAATCCAAGGAGCAGGAAAATTTGCCTAAAGAGGAAATAGTCAATTATGTGCGAGATATCTATAAACCGTTTACCCGCGAAGAGTTGTCGGATAAAATCAGTTCGCTGCTGAAAGCAGAAAATATCAAGGCTGAGGTGCGGGTTGTTTATCAAAAGGTTGAAAACCTTCATCAAGCCTGCCCCAATGATAAAGGCGACTGGTATTTTACAGGCAATTATCCTACTCCCGGCGGCAATAAAGTCGTAAACAGGGCTTTTATCGATTTTATCGAAGGCCGTGATAGAAGAGCCTACTGA
- a CDS encoding SPOR domain-containing protein — protein sequence MRLFYFIVLLILPPLLASGQENSIQQLSPDVFSQIEEKSDNNMRIQQDSAISNLVLKHIAKNKENPEIDGYRIRIYADIGTQAREESEELRAEFHEKFPDIPIYRDYDDNWWKVYVGDFRTKIEAIKHLKRIRNEFPSAFVVPDKINFPELNESKDEK from the coding sequence ATGAGATTGTTTTATTTTATTGTGTTATTGATTCTACCTCCGTTGCTCGCATCAGGGCAGGAGAATTCAATACAACAACTTTCCCCCGATGTTTTCAGTCAAATTGAAGAGAAGAGTGACAATAATATGCGTATTCAGCAGGATAGTGCAATTAGTAATTTGGTTTTAAAGCACATTGCAAAGAACAAAGAGAATCCGGAAATAGATGGATACCGTATACGAATTTATGCTGATATTGGTACACAGGCCCGGGAAGAGTCCGAGGAGTTAAGGGCTGAGTTTCACGAAAAATTTCCGGATATACCGATATATCGTGATTATGACGATAACTGGTGGAAAGTCTATGTAGGGGATTTTCGAACCAAGATAGAGGCCATTAAGCATCTGAAAAGAATCAGGAATGAATTTCCCTCTGCTTTTGTTGTACCGGATAAAATTAATTTCCCGGAGTTGAATGAATCAAAAGATGAGAAATGA
- a CDS encoding 1-acyl-sn-glycerol-3-phosphate acyltransferase: MGEEKQGLEKIDVKEVFYRKNPKVARLIPGFIYRYLRKIIHEDEINEVLPKISHLSGLEFVREGLRYFDINIKTYGKEHIPREGRYIFVANHPLGGLDGLAFGKEVGDIHPNLQFIVNDILLNLENLKPIFVPVNKHGKQSSEYVRKIEETYRSDAQILNFPAGLCSRKINGKIVDLEWHKSFVNKARTHKRDIIPVHISGRNSNFFYNFAKIREFIGIKNNIEMFLLPHEMFKQQDKNIVITFGKPIPYTMLEKKYRPKEWAEKIKDHVYRLNEDKDREFSPA, from the coding sequence ATGGGTGAGGAAAAACAAGGCCTAGAAAAAATTGATGTCAAAGAAGTATTTTACAGGAAAAACCCAAAGGTTGCCAGGCTAATTCCCGGTTTCATATACCGGTATCTCAGAAAAATCATCCATGAGGATGAAATCAATGAGGTTTTGCCTAAGATTTCTCACCTTAGCGGACTCGAATTTGTAAGAGAAGGGCTCCGATACTTTGATATCAACATTAAAACATACGGAAAGGAGCATATTCCCAGGGAAGGAAGATATATATTTGTAGCCAATCATCCGCTGGGCGGCCTAGATGGATTGGCCTTCGGCAAAGAAGTGGGAGACATACATCCCAACCTTCAGTTTATCGTCAACGACATCCTGTTAAACCTTGAAAATCTGAAACCTATATTTGTTCCGGTTAATAAACACGGAAAACAATCTTCAGAATACGTCAGAAAAATTGAGGAAACTTACCGGTCAGATGCCCAGATTCTAAATTTTCCAGCCGGCTTGTGTTCAAGAAAAATAAACGGAAAAATTGTCGATCTGGAATGGCATAAAAGCTTTGTAAACAAGGCCAGAACGCATAAGCGAGACATCATTCCCGTCCATATCAGCGGTAGAAACTCAAACTTTTTCTATAATTTTGCAAAAATACGGGAATTCATAGGGATAAAGAACAACATTGAAATGTTCTTACTGCCCCATGAGATGTTCAAACAACAAGATAAAAATATTGTCATCACTTTTGGCAAACCAATACCTTACACCATGCTTGAAAAAAAGTATAGACCAAAAGAATGGGCTGAAAAAATAAAAGATCACGTTTATCGGTTAAATGAAGATAAGGACAGAGAATTTTCTCCTGCCTGA